The DNA window AGCTTCAAATACGGCAGTCGTTGCATTCTGGATATAGTAAACGTCGTTGCCACTCCCTCCAAACAATTGGTTGCCACCTGACTCTCCATTCAGGTGATCGTCACCGTTGTCACCGTGGAGAACGTCATTGCCATCGCCGCCTCGGAGAACGTCATTGCCATCGCCACCAGAGAGGTTGTTGTCAGCAGCGTTACCGTAGAGTTCATTATCCAAACTGTTACCCGTGCCATTAATGGCGGCATTGCCCTCCAAAACTAGTTTTTCGACGTATCCGCCCGATGCCAAGCTATAGCTGATGCTAGCGCGTACAACATCAACCCCCTCATCAAGCTCCTCAACAACTGTGTCATATACATTATTGACATAGTAAAGATCGTCGCCGCGACCACCTTGCATGAACTCGATACCGTCGCCCAACATCGTGTCGTTACCGTTGCCACCATAGAGACCCTGATTGCTGCCAGAGCCAGCATCGAGGAAATCGTTGCCCTCGCCACCGTCGAGGAAATCGACGCCACCGCCACCATAAATGATGTCATCTCCTCCTAGTCCGCTAATGGTATCGCTCTCAGCATAACCATAGGGATCGCCGAAGAGGGTATCTCCGAGCTTGTCATCTCCAGTAATATTAGCCATTTTGATTTTTTCTGAAGTAATTGTGGTTTGAATTGCAAAACAATCGAAAAGACATCAAGTGAAGCGATCGCAAAGATGAACAACTTTGTGCATAGTGCAAACGCAGAACCACTGAATGAAATACAAACAACGCAACAGTAAAAGTTACAGCCATCAACAGATGAAGAAGTGATTGGATGCGTTGTTGCTTTCGATATTTAGACCTTAGTTCTTTGCTGATTCAAAACCCTTCACCCGACGGCATGAGGGATATAAAGGGTATGAACATTTATCTACGTCTTTTCTGTCAATCAAGCACTTCCATACCGAACGATGAATAAATCGTCAATAGATAGAAGTTCATAGGTTGTCTGATGAAGAACTTTGTACAGAAATTACAGCAGGTAAAATGTCTCGATATAATTTGTCAATCAGGTCTCTGGTAAAATCACTCGTCACTTGGATTGGTAACAAATGGACGCGGAGCAAGGACTTGAGGTCGCAAATAGAGTTGTTTTGACAAAAGTAAAACGACGACTCAGTCCGGTTGAAACTGCAATCTTAAGTGGCTCTTGGCAGGGGCAAACCTACGAAGAAATTGCCAGTAGTACTAACTACGCTGCCAGTTACTTGAAGCGATATGCGGGACCGAAACTCTGGCAATTACTTTCTGATGGGCTCGGTGAAGAGGTCAGTAAGACCAACTTCCGGGCTTCGTTGGAGCATCATTACCAGCAAGAAAGTGAAGAGGTTTCGGAAGAAACCAGAGAACCGAAAAATAAGGCATCTGAGAAACGCAACAGTCAGCATAGAGCAGACACTGCTTCTCCCTGTGTTGATTGGGGCGAAGCCACAGATGTTTCTACCTTTTATGGTCGTCAACCAGAGCTAAAGCTTTTGCAGCAATGGATTAAAGGTGAATTTCCTGAAAAACAAAGTCTTTATGGGATGCCCCAGGCTTCACGCTGCCGTATGATTTGTTTATTAGGCATGGGAGGCATTGGCAAAACCTCTCTATCGATTAAACTGGCTCAGAAAATTGCTAGGAGTCGGTCTGAGGAAAGTGATGGCTCATCTGCAAAAACGCCTGATTCTCCCTTCGAATTTGTGATTTGGCGATCGCTGCGGGATGCTCCACCCCTAGACGATTTACTTGAAGACCTAATTCCGCTCCTCTCTCACCAACAAGACATTGGCCTGCCGAAAGGCACTTCAGCCCAAATCACTCGCTTGATCCAATACCTGAAGCAGAATCACTGCTTGCTGGTGTTAGACAATGTGGAGTCCATTCTCCAAAGTGGACAGGTTGTGGGCGCTTATCGCTCCGGTTATGAGGCGTATGGAGAACTGTTTCAGCGCGTGGGTGCAACGGAACACCAAAGTTGTTTGCTGTTGACCAGTCGAGAAAAGCCCTCAGAAGTCGCAGCGCTAGAGGGCGATGCGCTGCCAGTGCGATCGCTGCAACTGACCGGGCTCACCCCAACAGACATTAACAACATTCTAGATACTAAAGGCTTAATAGGAGATGCTGGCGATCGCAACAAGCTGATCGAACATTACCGGGGTAATCCGCTGGCGTTGAAGATTGTCGCAACATCCATTCGTGACCTTTTTAATGGCGATATTGCAGAATTTTTAGAACAGGGCACGATCGTTTTTAACGGGCTGCGTCGTTTGCTGGATGAGCAAATCGAACGTCTGTCAGCGTTAGAACAGCAAGTGATGAATTGGTTGGCGCTCAATCGAGAAGGGACGACGATTGATCAGCTTCATGCCGATATCATTCCTAAGGTATCTAAGGCACGATTGTTGGAGGTGTTGGAAAGGTTAGGGCGGCGATGTCTCATCGAAACGACTGCACGAACGCGGACTGAACAGGAAAGTTTGCAAAATGGTGATGCAAGGCAGAACGGTAAATCTGAACGCATTCCCTCTAGTTTTACTCAACAGCCAGCGGTGATGGAATATGTCACAGAACACATCATTGAAACTGCCGTTGCCGAACTTAAGGGGACACAGTCTTTTAATCTGCTGAGTCACTACGCCCTCACCAAAGCCAGCGCCAGTGACTATATTCGCGAGAGCCAAACTCGGCTGATTCTGGAACCGATCGCGACTCAGTTATCCAGTGCGTTTGGTTCCAGCGCTGTCCTCAGCCAACAGCTCCAGCAGCAGTTGCGACAACTAAAAACCACGCCTGAAATGTAT is part of the Trichocoleus sp. FACHB-46 genome and encodes:
- a CDS encoding calcium-binding protein, whose translation is MANITGDDKLGDTLFGDPYGYAESDTISGLGGDDIIYGGGGVDFLDGGEGNDFLDAGSGSNQGLYGGNGNDTMLGDGIEFMQGGRGDDLYYVNNVYDTVVEELDEGVDVVRASISYSLASGGYVEKLVLEGNAAINGTGNSLDNELYGNAADNNLSGGDGNDVLRGGDGNDVLHGDNGDDHLNGESGGNQLFGGSGNDVYYIQNATTAVFEAASGGNDGVRSTVSYALTANVEHLAMDGFSAINGTGNGLNNSIHGNVANNSISGGGGNDYLAGLGGNDILTGGSGQDGFLITAPHQGIDTIKDFSVVDDNICIDRSGFGAGLAGGFITADQFRIGSGAKDGSDRFIYNQGTGAVYFDADGIGGVSEIQIAKVSTGLAMTNQDFFVAG